The genomic segment TGGTCATACTGTATATAATCAGTAAATAACGCTTTTGAGCTTATACCCAAGTCCGCCGAAAACTTATGTATTGTTGACTCTTTTTGAATATCGGATTCCAATACCTCAATATAAGGGAATAGAAAAGCTGCAGCCTGAGCCTTTCCTTCGGGACTCACCACATCAAACCGCCCAACGGCAATTTGAATAAGATAATCACTGTCTAAAATAGCATGTTTTACCAGTTCCGTCAAGCTTTCGGCACCCTTACGCACCAGTATCTCGGCGGGATCCTTCCCTTCCTTGATCATCAGAACCCGTACCTGTAAATGTCCGGCGCGGCAGAGCTTTATCGCCTTGTACGTCGCCTGTTGACCGGCAAAGTCGGAATCAAAAGAAAGAATGATGGTGTCGGCAAAGGATTGAATAAGCCTTACCTGTTCTTCCGTTAGAGCGGTTCCCAAGGGAGCAACGGCATTGGTGATGCCCGCTTGATGAAAGGCGATAACATCCATATAGCCTTCGCAAAAGATGACCGCTTTTTCTTTTCTGATCTGCGCAAGCGCCTGAGAAAATGCAAAAAGCGTCTCACCTTTTTTATACTGCGGCAAATCCCCCGTGTTCAGGTATTTCGGTCCTTCACCTTCCAAAATCCGGCCGCCGAAAGCAACCGGTTGTCCGTGCCGGTTGCAGATGGGGAACATAATTCTATTAGAAAAAAAAGAAACTTCGGGATGCTTTTTGGAAAAAAGTCCCGACTTTGCTAAAAATTCTGCGGAATACCCCTTTGTCTGCAAAAACTTAAAAAGCCAGCGGCGGTCAGCCGGCGCATAGCCGAGATTAAACTGTTCTATCATTTCGGCGCTTACGCCTCTTCCCGCCAAATACCGCAGCGCAGCTGCACCTTCGGGAACGTGAAGCAAAAAATAATGAAAGGTACCGC from the Treponema vincentii F0403 genome contains:
- the dnaG gene encoding DNA primase; this translates as MAKITTETIDAVNNHTDLVSLVENYTHLEKRGHDWWGCCPFHNEKTPSFHVIPDKKMYYCFGCGAGGSTVKFLMEMEKLSFTEAVEALAKRAGIPVVYAEGSYSPAPEDSIKETLLELYKRVSGTFHYFLLHVPEGAAALRYLAGRGVSAEMIEQFNLGYAPADRRWLFKFLQTKGYSAEFLAKSGLFSKKHPEVSFFSNRIMFPICNRHGQPVAFGGRILEGEGPKYLNTGDLPQYKKGETLFAFSQALAQIRKEKAVIFCEGYMDVIAFHQAGITNAVAPLGTALTEEQVRLIQSFADTIILSFDSDFAGQQATYKAIKLCRAGHLQVRVLMIKEGKDPAEILVRKGAESLTELVKHAILDSDYLIQIAVGRFDVVSPEGKAQAAAFLFPYIEVLESDIQKESTIHKFSADLGISSKALFTDYIQYDQRQERVPPTRKSETQKRTALKMTAELRIVLAAAANPYLFKKMRAELTSDDFEDPAAKDLFIVLEECYRADANTYDSLLAHCPSETLKNAVSSAIIKGEFAENPDKLVHDGIYYIKQNALQRQKELIIRKLQAVRESGDIDEIRHTNDLLSEKLHIDRMLAELKETT